One segment of Gemmatimonadota bacterium DNA contains the following:
- a CDS encoding AbrB/MazE/SpoVT family DNA-binding domain-containing protein encodes MDKSTRIREIKLIPIGNSRGIRIPKALLDKYGWSDRLTLEEMEESVVLRGKDAHNLSWEETYRAMAAESEDWSDFDVTIADGLD; translated from the coding sequence ATGGACAAATCAACACGCATCAGGGAAATCAAACTGATTCCTATTGGGAACTCCAGAGGCATCCGCATTCCCAAGGCGCTGCTGGACAAGTACGGATGGAGCGACAGACTGACGCTAGAAGAGATGGAGGAAAGCGTCGTCTTACGGGGCAAGGACGCTCATAACCTGTCCTGGGAGGAGACCTACCGTGCCATGGCCGCGGAATCAGAGGACTGGAGCGACTTCGACGTCACCATAGCCGATGGATTGGATTGA